A genomic window from bacterium includes:
- a CDS encoding serine/threonine-protein kinase produces the protein MADHDSRLTLTREIARSGIATVWEGYDSGLDRKVLVKSIHPQYARESDLRMRFEREARAIAKLSHPNVVQIYDLHAGVEELSLILEFVEGASLGKLLKDRGALPVEVAVTLAAEILAGLEHAHAAGIIHRDLKPDNVLVSKRGEVKITDFGLASLKDQPTVTQEGMVIGTPSYMAPEQADGSEITPATDVFALGLILFEMLTGKRIHAGATLAETFQNVLKYQPPRFEDYRETISPGIEFVLRRMLEKAPARRYTSAVEAHAALLQTQPDGLLPNALIADFLSGDTVRRPVVTGKVQARARSKSVRTMAIGLLVVVAAGAAYQLITTRAWEKAHTLPPVVLTDTIPLPTPPGDTVRVKPGPTPPETLSTGGVAQKPPVKPVSPQNPPGKKDTTAGVAAARQPGTLDITCRPWATVYIADSLIGTTPLPSPLRLSEGTYSLVLVNPEIGLPVVRTVTVKGGQTTDLRVNLYDYVARIRIASVKPWADVFVNGKFELRTPSSKTIFRPLGTYTLSLKNPDYPVYTDTLTFREGEALREIRVDLTAANGASK, from the coding sequence ATGGCTGATCACGACAGCCGTTTGACGCTGACGCGGGAAATCGCCCGCAGTGGAATCGCTACGGTCTGGGAGGGATATGACTCGGGGCTTGACCGCAAAGTCCTGGTCAAGTCCATTCATCCCCAGTACGCGCGCGAGTCTGATCTGCGCATGCGATTTGAACGCGAAGCGCGCGCCATTGCCAAGCTCTCCCATCCCAATGTGGTTCAGATTTATGATCTGCACGCGGGGGTGGAGGAGCTTTCTCTCATCCTCGAATTCGTGGAAGGCGCAAGCCTCGGCAAACTGCTCAAGGATCGCGGCGCGTTGCCGGTGGAAGTGGCCGTCACGCTGGCCGCCGAAATCCTCGCCGGACTGGAACATGCCCACGCCGCCGGCATCATTCACCGCGATCTGAAGCCGGACAACGTGCTGGTGTCCAAGCGCGGTGAGGTGAAGATCACCGACTTCGGTCTGGCTTCGCTCAAAGACCAGCCCACCGTGACGCAGGAAGGCATGGTCATCGGCACGCCATCCTATATGGCCCCCGAGCAGGCGGACGGCAGTGAGATCACTCCGGCGACCGATGTCTTTGCGCTGGGCCTGATCCTGTTCGAGATGCTGACCGGCAAGCGGATTCACGCCGGCGCCACTCTGGCCGAGACCTTTCAGAATGTTCTGAAATACCAGCCGCCGCGCTTTGAAGATTACCGCGAGACGATTTCTCCCGGCATCGAATTTGTCCTGCGGCGGATGCTGGAGAAGGCTCCTGCCAGGCGCTACACCTCGGCGGTCGAAGCCCATGCCGCTCTACTGCAGACCCAGCCCGATGGCCTCCTGCCCAATGCCCTGATCGCCGATTTCCTCTCCGGAGATACGGTGCGCCGTCCTGTGGTGACAGGCAAGGTGCAGGCCCGCGCGCGGTCTAAATCTGTCCGCACTATGGCGATTGGGCTGCTGGTGGTCGTCGCTGCAGGTGCCGCTTATCAGCTCATCACCACCCGGGCCTGGGAGAAGGCGCATACCTTGCCGCCCGTGGTGCTGACCGATACGATTCCCCTGCCCACACCTCCCGGCGACACCGTGCGGGTTAAGCCCGGCCCGACTCCTCCTGAAACTCTTTCCACCGGTGGCGTCGCGCAGAAGCCGCCCGTCAAACCTGTTTCCCCGCAGAATCCTCCCGGAAAGAAAGATACCACCGCAGGAGTGGCGGCTGCCCGCCAGCCCGGAACGCTCGACATCACGTGCCGCCCGTGGGCGACCGTCTACATCGCCGATTCCCTGATCGGCACAACTCCCTTGCCCAGCCCACTTCGGCTGTCAGAGGGCACGTATAGCCTTGTTCTGGTCAATCCTGAGATCGGTCTGCCTGTGGTGCGTACGGTGACCGTCAAAGGCGGCCAGACCACCGACCTGCGGGTCAATCTCTACGATTATGTGGCCCGGATCCGCATCGCCTCGGTCAAGCCGTGGGCGGACGTCTTTGTCAATGGCAAGTTCGAACTGCGCACCCCTTCCTCCAAAACCATCTTCCGCCCCCTTGGCACCTACACTCTGTCGTTGAAGAACCCCGACTATCCGGTCTACACCGATACTCTGACTTTCCGGGAAGGGGAGGCCCTGCGCGAAATCCGGGTGGACCTCACCGCAGCCAACGGCGCGTCCAAGTAA
- a CDS encoding ABC transporter ATP-binding protein — protein sequence MNALKRLFPYLRPYRTAILLGALIVIVNNAIGALEPWLLKLAVDSLSNQGSWAVVGKYAALIVAVALSAGVLRFYLRKVLIGVSRHVELDLRNAVFAQLQRLPASFYNRHRTGDIMARMTSDLEAVRSVLGPGIMYPMDTISMAAFALVMMLILSPMLTLMVFISAPLISLTVFYLGRLTFKLHTRIQEQFSALSDRAQENLAGVRVVRSFAQEERELRDFDLLHREYVVRNLKMAKAQALFMPVLGLMFEIGTALILLYGGRGIINGHLTLGDFVAFVGYLSMLAWPIIAVGWVANLFQRGAASMKRISEVLDAVPDIQPPRNPQLPHTARGEIVFDHATFAYGENAPALTDLDFTIPAGKTVAIVGRTGSGKSTLVSLIPRLFDPTGGHVLIDGIPTTEWDLRALRDMVGVVPQDALLFSDTLRANISFGVEHVADERFEETAEISQISKDVKDFPRGFDTMVGERGLSLSGGQKGRTALARALLKDPKILILDDSLAAVDTQTEEQILEGLRRFMVGRTSIIISHRVSTVKHADEIIVLDQGAVIERGSHRELLANGGYYAELDRMQRLEAELEELETEPQP from the coding sequence ATGAATGCTTTAAAACGACTCTTCCCTTACCTCCGCCCTTATCGCACCGCGATCCTTCTCGGTGCGCTTATTGTGATTGTCAACAACGCAATTGGCGCTCTTGAACCGTGGCTGCTCAAGTTGGCCGTGGACAGCCTGAGCAATCAAGGCTCCTGGGCTGTCGTGGGCAAATATGCCGCGCTGATCGTCGCAGTCGCGCTGAGTGCTGGAGTGCTGAGGTTCTATCTGCGCAAGGTGCTGATCGGCGTCTCGCGTCACGTGGAATTGGACCTGCGCAATGCGGTCTTCGCCCAGCTTCAGCGGCTTCCCGCGTCCTTCTACAATCGCCATCGCACCGGCGACATCATGGCCCGCATGACCAGCGACCTTGAAGCGGTACGCTCCGTGCTGGGGCCCGGCATCATGTATCCGATGGATACCATCAGCATGGCGGCCTTCGCGCTGGTGATGATGCTCATTCTCTCGCCCATGTTGACGCTGATGGTCTTCATCTCCGCGCCGCTGATTTCCCTGACCGTCTTTTATCTCGGGCGGCTGACTTTCAAACTGCATACGCGGATTCAGGAACAATTTTCGGCGCTATCAGACCGCGCGCAGGAAAACCTCGCAGGTGTGCGCGTGGTCCGCTCCTTTGCTCAGGAAGAGCGGGAACTGCGCGACTTCGATTTGCTGCACCGCGAATATGTGGTTCGAAATCTGAAGATGGCTAAAGCGCAGGCGCTGTTTATGCCGGTGCTGGGCCTGATGTTCGAAATCGGCACGGCGCTGATCCTGCTCTACGGCGGTCGCGGCATCATCAACGGCCATCTGACCCTCGGCGATTTCGTCGCCTTTGTCGGGTACTTGAGCATGCTCGCCTGGCCGATCATTGCCGTTGGCTGGGTCGCCAATCTCTTTCAGCGCGGCGCGGCTTCGATGAAGCGTATCAGCGAAGTGCTGGATGCCGTTCCCGATATTCAGCCGCCGCGCAATCCTCAACTTCCGCACACGGCGCGCGGCGAAATCGTCTTCGATCATGCCACGTTCGCCTATGGAGAAAATGCTCCGGCTCTGACCGATCTGGACTTCACCATTCCCGCGGGAAAAACCGTAGCCATTGTCGGACGGACCGGCAGCGGCAAGTCCACGCTGGTGTCGCTGATTCCACGCCTGTTCGATCCCACCGGCGGACATGTCCTGATTGACGGCATTCCCACCACCGAATGGGATCTGCGCGCACTGCGGGACATGGTCGGCGTCGTTCCGCAGGATGCCCTGCTGTTTTCCGATACGTTGCGGGCGAATATCAGCTTTGGTGTCGAACACGTGGCGGATGAACGCTTCGAAGAAACGGCGGAGATTTCGCAGATTTCCAAAGACGTGAAGGACTTCCCGCGCGGCTTCGACACTATGGTCGGTGAACGTGGCCTGTCCCTTTCCGGCGGACAGAAAGGCCGTACCGCGCTGGCCCGGGCGCTGCTCAAAGATCCGAAGATTCTCATTCTCGACGATTCTCTGGCCGCCGTGGATACCCAAACGGAAGAGCAGATCCTCGAAGGCCTGCGGCGCTTCATGGTCGGCAGAACGTCCATTATCATTTCCCATCGCGTCTCCACGGTCAAGCATGCCGATGAGATCATTGTGCTTGACCAAGGCGCGGTTATCGAGCGCGGCAGTCACCGTGAACTGCTGGCCAACGGCGGCTACTATGCCGAATTGGACCGCATGCAGCGCTTGGAAGCCGAACTCGAAGAACTGGAAACGGAGCCCCAGCCATGA
- a CDS encoding ATP-binding cassette domain-containing protein, whose translation MIQLTQVTKSYNGVKAVNDITLSIPQGQILGFLGPNGAGKTTTMRMLTCYMPPTSGSISVDGLDVDEHSLEVRRKIGYLPEMAPAYQDINVVDYLRYVCDLRHVPKENRSARIKAIVDRCGLQDVLGKDIGQLSKGYRQRIGLAQAMVHDPDILVLDEPTAGLDPNQIAEIRMLIKELGRQKTVILSTHILSEVQATCSRIVIINQGRIVADDTPEGLQAGAEGRTVLLTTVRTAAKDALAKVRTLPGVELAREMPGSSGTVRMRIEAGGGVDLREDFFRMAVRENWVILEMLLEAHSLEDVFHKLTVEDK comes from the coding sequence ATGATCCAACTGACTCAAGTTACAAAATCCTACAACGGCGTGAAGGCGGTCAACGACATCACGCTGTCCATCCCGCAGGGCCAAATTTTGGGATTTCTCGGCCCCAACGGAGCCGGGAAAACCACCACCATGCGGATGCTTACCTGCTACATGCCGCCGACATCGGGATCTATCTCGGTGGACGGCCTCGATGTGGATGAGCATTCGCTGGAGGTTCGCAGGAAGATCGGCTATCTTCCCGAAATGGCTCCGGCCTATCAGGACATCAACGTGGTGGATTATCTCCGCTACGTGTGCGATTTGCGGCATGTACCCAAGGAAAACCGCAGCGCCCGGATCAAGGCGATTGTCGACCGCTGCGGCCTGCAGGACGTGCTGGGCAAGGACATCGGCCAGCTCTCCAAGGGCTACCGGCAGCGCATCGGTCTGGCCCAGGCCATGGTGCATGATCCCGACATTCTGGTGCTGGATGAACCCACGGCGGGTCTGGACCCCAACCAGATCGCCGAGATCCGCATGCTGATCAAGGAACTCGGACGGCAGAAGACGGTGATTCTCTCCACGCATATTCTGTCGGAAGTGCAGGCCACCTGCTCGCGGATCGTCATCATCAATCAGGGCCGCATCGTAGCCGATGACACTCCCGAAGGTTTGCAGGCCGGCGCGGAAGGCCGCACCGTACTGCTCACCACCGTGCGCACCGCCGCCAAGGATGCCCTGGCCAAGGTTCGCACCCTGCCCGGCGTGGAACTGGCGCGCGAAATGCCCGGTTCTTCCGGCACCGTGCGCATGCGCATCGAAGCCGGCGGCGGCGTCGATCTGCGCGAAGATTTCTTCCGCATGGCCGTGCGCGAAAACTGGGTGATCCTTGAGATGCTTCTTGAAGCCCACAGCCTCGAGGACGTGTTCCATAAACTTACCGTCGAGGACAAATAG
- a CDS encoding ABC transporter permease subunit → MDNILVIFKREFRSYFDSPVAYIVLMFFLLVSGYFFTSNLFLMNQANLQTLFGIIPLLYIFFVPAISMRLVAEERKSGTIELLFTYPIKDSEIIIGKYLAALGLILILLLFTLVYAISVSMLGNMDGGQTFSGYLALFLMGAGYLAIGVFASSITENQIIAFIVALAISFFFFIINKILFFVPPALASIFEYLAIEYHFQNIARGVIDTRALIYFFSMIYVSLLLASHALSRRKGD, encoded by the coding sequence ATGGACAACATACTCGTCATCTTCAAGAGGGAATTCCGTTCCTACTTCGATTCCCCGGTTGCCTACATCGTTCTCATGTTCTTCCTCCTCGTCTCCGGATACTTCTTCACGTCCAACCTGTTTCTGATGAATCAGGCCAATCTCCAGACTCTCTTCGGAATTATCCCGCTGCTCTACATCTTCTTTGTGCCGGCGATTTCCATGAGGCTGGTCGCCGAAGAGCGGAAATCCGGAACGATTGAGCTGCTGTTCACCTATCCCATCAAGGATTCCGAGATCATCATCGGCAAATATCTCGCCGCCCTCGGACTGATCCTGATCCTGCTGCTGTTCACCCTCGTCTATGCGATCTCCGTGAGTATGCTCGGCAATATGGACGGCGGGCAGACGTTCTCCGGCTACCTCGCCCTGTTCCTGATGGGCGCGGGCTATCTGGCCATCGGCGTCTTCGCCTCGTCGATCACGGAGAACCAGATCATCGCTTTCATCGTCGCCCTTGCCATCTCCTTCTTCTTCTTTATCATCAACAAGATTCTGTTTTTCGTTCCACCGGCGCTCGCCAGCATTTTCGAGTATCTGGCCATCGAGTACCACTTCCAGAACATCGCCCGCGGTGTCATTGACACCCGTGCCTTGATCTACTTCTTCTCGATGATCTACGTGAGTCTGTTACTCGCCAGCCACGCACTGTCGCGGCGCAAGGGCGACTGA
- a CDS encoding Gldg family protein, with protein sequence MKRKTWSVSSISSLAVVIAIVVVINLIGTRVFTRADLTEKKIYTLSPASRHTVANLSDRLTVKAYFTKNLPPPYNANSEYINDVLRDYKAYSHGKFVYEFVDPANEAKLEEEAQRYRIQPAQVNVMEKDNLQVKKVYMGLVLIYGDKHETIPIIQDVDGFEYDMTSTIKRLVSDHIPKVGFLGGFGTPDLGQDMRNLTTALSKHYDVTPVSTEAGNSMIDNNIDVLCIVQPKEALDDWTKFCIDQYVMHGGKVGWFINKVKADPQTSQASGMNLGIDDMTRGYGFAVGNNLVTDAHAAAITVQQPQGNVMMITQVYYPAFPNITDISKQHPMVKDLQQLTLFFPSSVDTVRPVGAQVQYAPLFSSSDKTRLQVGRYDINPMAQMKREDYVGPKKLLGVAMTGTFQSFFSGKPVPHPKDSTAALPSVSIVTQSPNTRMVVIGDGNFVQGQYAQGGGPNQILFLNAVDWLSQDQDLMSIRSREAAIRPLKPDISDTTKQTVKYANLFVPPALVLMLGLFRWTAKRNRRKGVTL encoded by the coding sequence ATGAAACGAAAAACCTGGTCTGTCTCGTCCATCTCCAGCTTGGCCGTCGTGATCGCCATAGTCGTTGTGATCAACCTGATCGGCACACGGGTCTTCACCCGCGCCGATCTGACGGAAAAGAAGATCTATACTCTCAGCCCCGCGTCCCGCCACACGGTGGCCAATCTCTCCGACCGCCTTACGGTCAAGGCCTATTTTACGAAGAACTTGCCGCCGCCGTACAATGCCAACTCGGAATACATCAATGACGTGCTGCGGGACTATAAGGCTTACAGCCACGGCAAATTCGTCTATGAATTCGTGGATCCCGCCAACGAAGCCAAGCTCGAAGAGGAAGCCCAGCGCTACCGCATTCAGCCGGCTCAGGTCAACGTCATGGAGAAGGACAACCTTCAGGTCAAGAAGGTCTACATGGGCCTCGTGCTGATCTACGGCGACAAGCACGAAACCATTCCCATTATTCAGGACGTCGACGGCTTCGAATATGACATGACCTCCACCATCAAGCGGCTGGTCTCCGATCATATTCCCAAGGTCGGGTTCCTCGGTGGTTTCGGCACGCCCGATCTCGGCCAGGACATGCGGAACCTCACCACCGCGCTTTCCAAGCACTACGACGTGACCCCGGTCAGCACCGAAGCCGGCAACAGCATGATCGACAACAACATCGACGTGCTCTGCATCGTGCAGCCCAAGGAGGCGCTGGACGACTGGACGAAGTTCTGTATCGACCAGTATGTGATGCACGGCGGCAAGGTCGGCTGGTTTATCAACAAGGTGAAGGCCGATCCGCAAACCTCGCAGGCCAGCGGCATGAACCTCGGCATCGACGACATGACGCGCGGTTACGGTTTTGCCGTGGGCAACAACCTGGTCACCGACGCCCACGCCGCGGCCATTACCGTGCAGCAGCCGCAGGGCAACGTTATGATGATCACGCAGGTATATTATCCGGCCTTCCCGAATATCACGGACATCAGCAAGCAGCATCCCATGGTCAAGGACCTGCAGCAGCTCACACTCTTCTTCCCCAGTTCCGTGGACACCGTCCGTCCCGTGGGCGCGCAGGTGCAGTATGCGCCGCTGTTCAGTTCCAGCGACAAGACCCGGCTTCAGGTAGGCCGCTATGACATCAATCCCATGGCGCAAATGAAGCGCGAAGATTATGTCGGTCCCAAGAAACTGCTCGGCGTGGCCATGACCGGTACGTTCCAGTCGTTTTTCTCCGGCAAGCCCGTGCCGCATCCCAAGGACAGTACCGCCGCTCTGCCGTCCGTGAGCATCGTCACCCAGAGCCCGAACACGCGCATGGTCGTCATCGGCGACGGCAACTTCGTGCAGGGCCAGTATGCGCAGGGCGGCGGCCCCAACCAGATTCTCTTCCTCAATGCCGTCGATTGGCTGAGCCAGGATCAGGACCTGATGAGCATCCGTTCGCGTGAAGCGGCGATTCGTCCGCTGAAGCCGGACATTTCCGATACGACCAAGCAAACCGTCAAGTACGCCAATCTGTTCGTGCCACCCGCGCTCGTGCTCATGCTCGGACTCTTCCGCTGGACCGCGAAGCGCAATCGCCGCAAGGGAGTGACACTATGA
- a CDS encoding tetratricopeptide repeat protein: MSASSARKAPATPLHVKKSSVFLSRRSLTIALLLLVAMAYLPGLSGQFVVDDYHLLQGRGELIRSHTGFKDLVTHPFWWGAPAAGDKSDLYRPWVSATYWLEYRLSGGSPALSHVSNWLLHLANAGLILLLFTSIIGVEYALVVAALSALSPIAISSVGWISGRTDLWAACFMLLFLILFRAARQSGSLLSRLGAVAALFLALASKEIAVIAPVVAALLDYVSPVVHDAPKKNAPPKSSALLDYGLLLVPLFLYFVIRSKVVGAAISGGFGKDHILQSIPYFPEQFFRTTAHILLPLHYDFWSTQLQWSDPATRGIAFIAAWLVFVALMVLLLVGLKRRQLWAAAGAWYVGTLFPVYVFGGSFAPVVDLYAYSGLAAFWLCVVDALRSVLSLSVPAQIIRRKRFFVASAAVALLFAALVAIRLPILHSERSLWTHQLERDPHSSIALMALAEIAFREGDSQQGLQRTQQAIDADLKAWVPHLTLVQYYLEQGDLQQAAPHVDALAKLAPRQMKAQAMIGRFYYEAGHCPDAVHAYEQAAALQTLTPEALFDYGLALLCAHEDRRAGEIYEEALRARPGWPQASNNLGICYENLGNLDQAAVCYQNAVTNDPNLASAWESLALVSIKQRKFDDARRAATRYFALNPPQDRADKLRASLAAVGTAQP; the protein is encoded by the coding sequence ATGTCCGCATCCTCCGCCCGCAAGGCTCCCGCCACACCCCTTCATGTAAAGAAATCGTCAGTTTTCCTGTCGCGCCGGTCGCTGACCATTGCGTTGTTGTTGCTGGTAGCCATGGCCTATCTGCCCGGTCTCTCCGGGCAGTTTGTCGTGGATGATTACCACCTCTTGCAAGGCCGCGGTGAGCTGATTCGCTCGCACACAGGCTTCAAGGATCTGGTAACCCACCCGTTCTGGTGGGGTGCGCCCGCTGCGGGCGACAAGAGCGATCTCTACCGTCCGTGGGTTTCTGCGACCTACTGGCTGGAGTACCGCCTGTCCGGTGGATCCCCCGCGCTGTCGCACGTTTCCAATTGGCTGCTGCATCTGGCGAACGCGGGTCTGATTCTCCTATTGTTCACGTCGATCATCGGAGTTGAATACGCGTTGGTGGTAGCAGCGCTCTCGGCGCTTTCGCCAATCGCCATCAGTTCCGTCGGTTGGATTTCCGGACGAACGGATCTCTGGGCCGCCTGCTTCATGCTGCTCTTCCTGATCCTCTTCCGCGCTGCGCGCCAAAGCGGCTCGCTGCTTTCCCGGCTTGGCGCCGTGGCGGCGCTGTTCCTTGCCCTCGCATCCAAGGAGATCGCGGTAATTGCCCCGGTTGTTGCCGCACTGCTGGATTATGTTTCTCCCGTGGTGCATGACGCACCGAAGAAAAATGCGCCGCCCAAATCATCGGCCCTGCTCGACTACGGTCTGTTGCTTGTGCCGCTCTTTCTGTACTTTGTGATTCGCAGCAAAGTGGTGGGAGCGGCCATCTCCGGCGGCTTCGGCAAGGACCACATTCTGCAATCGATTCCGTACTTTCCCGAACAGTTCTTTCGCACTACGGCCCACATTCTGCTGCCGCTGCACTATGATTTCTGGTCCACGCAGCTTCAGTGGAGCGATCCCGCAACGCGCGGCATTGCCTTCATCGCCGCCTGGCTGGTATTCGTCGCGCTTATGGTTTTGCTGCTGGTTGGACTGAAGCGCAGACAACTCTGGGCCGCGGCGGGCGCGTGGTATGTGGGCACCCTGTTTCCTGTCTATGTGTTCGGTGGATCCTTTGCCCCCGTCGTGGATCTTTACGCCTATTCGGGCCTGGCCGCCTTCTGGCTCTGCGTGGTGGACGCTCTGCGATCCGTACTTTCCCTCTCCGTTCCCGCTCAGATCATCCGGCGCAAACGGTTCTTTGTGGCGTCTGCCGCTGTAGCTCTGCTCTTTGCCGCGCTTGTGGCCATCCGCCTGCCGATTCTCCATTCGGAACGCAGCCTGTGGACCCATCAGCTTGAACGCGATCCTCATTCGTCCATAGCGCTCATGGCATTGGCTGAAATTGCCTTCCGGGAAGGCGATTCCCAGCAGGGCCTCCAGCGCACCCAACAGGCCATAGATGCGGATCTTAAGGCATGGGTGCCGCATTTAACCCTTGTGCAATACTATCTGGAGCAAGGCGATCTTCAACAGGCGGCCCCGCATGTCGATGCTTTGGCTAAGCTTGCCCCGCGCCAGATGAAGGCCCAGGCCATGATCGGACGCTTCTACTATGAGGCCGGCCATTGCCCCGACGCGGTTCATGCCTACGAGCAGGCGGCAGCCTTGCAAACGCTGACTCCCGAGGCCCTGTTTGATTATGGCTTGGCCCTGCTCTGTGCCCACGAGGACCGCAGGGCAGGGGAGATCTATGAGGAGGCGCTCCGCGCCCGTCCGGGATGGCCGCAAGCCAGCAATAATTTGGGAATCTGCTACGAGAATTTGGGAAATCTTGATCAGGCCGCGGTATGTTATCAAAATGCCGTGACGAATGATCCGAATCTTGCATCGGCATGGGAATCTCTCGCACTGGTCAGTATCAAACAGCGGAAATTTGATGATGCACGCCGCGCGGCGACGCGATACTTCGCCCTGAATCCTCCACAGGATCGCGCGGATAAACTGCGTGCGAGCCTTGCCGCTGTTGGTACGGCGCAACCGTAA
- a CDS encoding DUF4340 domain-containing protein: MKRPVVLLAALVVLLGIYWLVQKSSKPVVEADRPFVQVDSAKVNKLNVVASGESVEMVKEGDNWNMIRPVTYPAASKTVQSAIGKFKDMKRLTLITSKRDRFREFQVDDSAGAKVTVGDGKNSYTVWLGKMSPSGNSYARMDGSDDIWEVGGNNAGTFKRKAKDWRDKTITELNAADIRKITIRYPSETMMMERQDTMWTVSNGKTSFIGTKGPADRITNLLARMQTVDFVDSLAPTAFDASAATITVELTSGSPIELKLIPKDAEATQYFLRKTGASADFVIYKATAEVLMKKTNDFKDQPAKATAEPAKGKNKAKSKA, encoded by the coding sequence ATGAAACGCCCCGTTGTACTGCTCGCCGCGCTCGTCGTTCTGCTGGGCATCTACTGGCTGGTGCAGAAAAGCAGCAAACCCGTGGTGGAAGCGGATCGTCCGTTCGTGCAGGTGGACAGCGCCAAGGTGAACAAGCTGAACGTCGTCGCCTCCGGCGAGTCCGTGGAAATGGTCAAGGAAGGCGATAACTGGAACATGATTCGCCCCGTTACCTATCCTGCCGCCTCCAAAACCGTGCAGTCGGCCATCGGCAAGTTCAAGGATATGAAGCGGCTGACCCTGATCACCTCCAAGCGCGACCGTTTCCGCGAATTTCAGGTGGATGACAGCGCCGGCGCCAAGGTGACCGTTGGCGACGGCAAGAATTCCTACACGGTGTGGCTGGGCAAGATGAGTCCGTCGGGCAACTCGTATGCCCGTATGGACGGCTCGGATGACATCTGGGAAGTGGGCGGCAATAACGCTGGCACCTTCAAGCGCAAGGCCAAGGACTGGCGCGACAAGACCATTACCGAACTGAACGCGGCGGACATTCGCAAGATTACCATCCGCTATCCGTCGGAAACCATGATGATGGAGCGACAGGATACCATGTGGACGGTCAGCAATGGCAAGACGTCGTTCATCGGCACCAAGGGTCCGGCTGACCGCATTACCAATCTGCTCGCCAGAATGCAGACGGTGGACTTCGTGGACAGCCTTGCTCCCACCGCCTTCGATGCGTCTGCCGCCACGATCACGGTGGAACTTACCTCAGGCTCGCCCATCGAGTTGAAACTGATCCCCAAAGATGCCGAAGCCACCCAGTACTTCCTGCGCAAAACGGGCGCTTCCGCGGACTTTGTCATCTACAAGGCGACCGCCGAAGTGCTGATGAAAAAGACCAACGACTTTAAAGATCAGCCCGCCAAAGCGACCGCCGAACCCGCCAAGGGCAAAAACAAGGCAAAATCCAAAGCGTGA